A segment of the Eptesicus fuscus isolate TK198812 chromosome 9, DD_ASM_mEF_20220401, whole genome shotgun sequence genome:
TGCTGCTTCTatctaagcccttccttgttccGCTGTCCCCAGCCTTAATAAACACACTCACAATCCCCTTGGCTCGTGCGGTGAAATCTTTCCCCACAAAGTCAAGAGCCCACACGCTACCAGCCGGCTCTCGGCAGACCCACTCAGAGCCAGGTCCCCTGTCTGGTAACAGGAGGATGATCCCGGTCCCCACTTACACTTAGGGGTGCCCGCCCATcccttgccccctgcccctgctcctgactCCCATCCCACCTCACTTCCCTCcaccgaaacccaggcatgttgaCTACAGGCCCCCGTGTGTGGGGACACTACCGACGAGGATTCCATGATGACCAGGTGTGACTACGCTTAGAAAGAACCTGTTTGGGGCAGTCTGCAGAGAAGGCGCCACGGCATGAGTCCAACGCTCAGTGTGAGGACCTGTGACAGAACTGCGCCCCGCGGCTGCCAGCACAGGAGAGGGAGCCAGGCCACAGGGCCCATCTCGTAGCCTCTGGTGGAGCGGCTGCCCCCCTGGGCTCTCCCATGGCTTCCTGAATTGAAAGTTAGCACCTAGTGCATTCAGGAATCCTGTCCCCACAGTGTGCCAGGGACCGTCAGGAATACGCTGCTGCAGGGTCCCTGCAGGAGGCGAACGGGCAGCGCGCGCGGGGGACTTGGTGACCTGCCTGGCTCCCCAAGTGCCAGCCATCACTCCTCTACGCGGAGGACTCCCCAACAGGGAGCACCCTGACCCCCTGCAGCCACCTGGACCCaggtccccccagcccccctacCAGCTGCTGTCCGTCTTCTCCGGCTGGGACTCCTGGCCCTGTGTCCATCGACCTGGAACACCGCCGGTCACAGAAAAGGACATGTTTCACTGCTGTCCTGGGGCCACTGGGCAGTGGGGTCACCAGGGTGAGTGGAAAGGGGGACAAGAATGGGGGAAATGTGAGGGTATTTCTCAAGTTGTGTAACTTCCCCATCAGGTTGTTTTGAGAACCAACCACTTTGCTTCCCCAAAGTCgccacccaccacacccacaggAGATCCCCTTGGTGTTGCATTTTGGGATATACACTCATGGACAGAATAAGACCAGTGCTTGGCCTAGCACTGGCTGTGCCCggctctgggcctggcctcccAAGAACCTTCTAGAGCAGGACAGTCTGCAGAGAAGGCGCCACGGCATGAGTCCAGGCGGCGTCACTCACCAAGGTGACGAGGCAGGCACCCTTCCTGTGTCCCCTTCTCTAAAAGGAACTTGTGCAGGTGCATGTCTGTAACCACGGCAaacccccccccgacccccccggAACAGAAATGCTTCCTCATTTCAGAGACGAGAAAACAGCTGCATCTCCCTCGGGTGCCTGACTGGCAATCACGCAATCTCGGGGCCAcgctgggaggggtgctgggaggggagccTCGGGGCGTCCAGAAGAGTCTTAGAGGGCATGTCACCTGGGCTGAATCCAGAGGCTCTGccaggctgtggtgggagggcagggccagcagcagcacgcaggtgggggtggggtggcgatGGAGCCCAGTTTGGCTGAGTGTTGGATGTGGGGTCTGCCTCTGAGGGGCTCAGGGGTCCAGAAAAGCAGAGTTTTTCTACTTTCCCTGTTGCCAGAGCTGCAGACGACCTTAACAAAGGTCGGTATTTGTTTCTtggtattctttttcttaaacatGGCTCCATATAAAGCTTCACATCCCCAAAACCTGgacccacattttttaaaaaaatacatttttattgatttcagagagggagagagcgatagcaacatcaatgatgagaatcactgatcggctgcctcctgcacgccccctactgggggttgagcccgcaacccgggcatgtgccctgcccaggaatggaaccgtggcctcctggttcataggtcgaggctcaaccactgagccccgctggcGGGCCTGGACCCACACTTTCCTGAGTGTTGAATGACaagggacagcaggggaggggcatgggagggggggagaggcaggagcttGCACCGTGGAGGTGTGGAGCAGGATGGAGCTGCTGCCCAAAGCTGGACTCAGTGAGGGGGCACCCTGGATTCTGGGTGCAGTCAGGGGAACTCCCTGGCCCCAGAGGGCAGGAAGGGGGTGCACCAGGCTCACAGATGCAGGGAGTGGAAGGGGtgctcctcccagctctgggacgTTGGCCTCGGCCGTACCTGGCTGGGGTGAATGCCAGGGTGAGCAGAGGCTGCCCGGCACCCAAAGGGAAGTGGCAGGAGCCTGGGACGCGGGAGGGTGGGAGGCTCCCTGTGGAGGGGGTCCCTGGCTCCCGGGAGGTCCTCATTGATCCCTCTGGCCTCCAGCCAGCAGACCTAGGACGGGTCGGCCCTCCTGCCTGGCCGTGCCTCACCCTCTGAGGCCTGGCTTGGATCGTCCACTAGGCTCCTGTGAGGGCTGGTTCCAGGGCACGGGTGAGAGGGCAGCACCTCTCCCCGCAGACCCGCCAAGTGCCAGGCTCACCGTTCAGGCAGGAGCAAGACTTCCcgggcagccccctccccaggtgctgggggagggatgCCCCTGCCCGGAGTGAGGGAGAGCAGCACGGGCAGAGAGCACAGCAGGCACGGCACCCCTTTGCCCCCCAACtccggtggcagcctggggtgggtgtgggagccCGAAGGCCAAGCGCCTAGCCTGCCTGCTCGCACTCCTTGCCCCCGGGACTCTGAGCTCTTCCAAGGCCTCTAGGAAGCAGGTGCTTTGGTGGCCGGCAGTTTCCCGGGGAATCCGAGAAGGCGAGTGCCCTGTCCGGGGTCACACAGTGAGGACCAGAAGGGGCAGGGtttggcctgggctctgggaaggACTGAGCAGgacacagggagagggaggggaggtcagggggacTGGAGACTTCAAGGGGGGGAGCTGAGCAGTGGGCGGGGCTTGGAGAAGGAGCTGTCTGTCCCCAGAGCACAGGACTGGTGGAGTGGGCCCGGGAGGGGCAGCGCGGAGCAGCGGATCCAGGACGCCATTGGCTCCGTGGTGAGCGCCAGGccctgctgggcactggggatgaAGGAAAACCCGCGCCCAGTGGAGTGAATGCTGGGAGCAGACAGGCGCcaagcgggggcggggtggggtagatGCGGGGCCCAGCACCGATGCGCTGGTTACTGCGGTGGCTGGGGTCCAGCCTTGAGGCTGCGTTCCCTCCGGTCCCCGGTGGTCAGGGAGCGCCTGGCGCAGCTGAAGGCAGTGCGGGTGTTAAATTTGCACAATCAGACCCACTCTGGGAGTGGCTGGGCGTGCGCCACAGCGGGGCAGAAGAGGGTGCGTGGGTGCCACCCGCATCCCAAGCAAGTCCAGGGCCTCCTGATGGTGCCTCCTCAGGGCAGTCTCCACTCAGAACGTGCCGCCCTTTGAGCTTGAGAATGGCCAGTGACCTCTAACCTCACGCGGTGGGCCCGTCCCTGCGCccgggcaggaggaggtgggcccGTCCCCACCCACAGGCTCTGGGCGGCTTTCTGGTGTTTGGCGGGGGCCCTGGAGCAGGTCCCCGAGCGCTTAGGGTGGAGAGCGCACCGCCCAGCTGCAGTGCAGGGATGGACGTCTGGGTGGGAACAGGCCGCCGGAGGGCCCACGTGGGGACCCCCCACTGCTTTCCTGGACTCTGCGACGGGGAAAGCACGGGGCAGAGGACAGCGTAGACCCCCCCCGCAGGgagaagcagcagccacacggAGGTCCCTCACGTCAAACTGCTTTATTACAGCTTAAATAACAGTACAGTTGAATACAGGGCCTACCTCGCGTCCAGCTTCCTTGCAGTACACGGactgaaaattaaatacaaaagggagggcaggtgcaggcgGTATACAGAGGTGTCGCTAGGAGGGCTCCGCTCCCCGCTCACCCCCGAGCCAGGCCCCTGTGTCCACGTCGCCATGTGTGCAGGAGCCGCAGACACCCTGCCGGAGCAGCCTCCGGGAGCCGCGGGCGGGGCCCGGCACACCTGCcggcgctgctgctgctgtgggcacTCGGGCTCGGGGACACCTGCGGGGACCGGCTGGGGGACACCGGAAGTCTGTGTGTTAGAAAATGACCCGCCTCGGGTGCAGAGGCTGGTTCCGTGGGAAACGGGCCAAGAGGAGTTTACAGAGACGGCCAGGGTCTCcgatccctgcccccaccccacccccaatccaaCAGCGATCATGTGGAACAGGACTTGgtggttttttaaagaaataaagaaaagagtgcCTTATCCTGCTACTCAAGCGTGTCGAGCTGCTTACTGTACTGCTTCCGGTGCGTGCAGAGTAGCAACGATAGTGGCGAGAGCCATCAATGGTTACAACTTGAAAGAGGTTATTTGTAAAGAAAGAGAACACCTACGGACTGAGCGGAACGCACTCGAGCATTCCTACAGCATGCGCGTCTAAGAGTTATCCCCGATGCGGCAAACGAGCCAATTGTTTAACATTTAACTTAGAAAGTCTGAGatcattattttcaaaacattgaTTTTTACATTGTTTCATACACAAATAATTGACTGACTATCCAAGCACAGGACGGGCACCTCTCTTGAACACAGAGGTTATGACAGCGGGGGCGGGGCACGGGGTAGTGTTAGGCTATTATTATAAACTTCCCCCAACTTCACAAGGAAACCCAAGGTGAGGTTAGAacggaagggagaggcagaggacgGCGGGGAGAAAGGTGCCTGACTGGACTCTGCTGGTCACCACGCTCGGTCTGCTCTCTTTCTGTGCCATGTCTGCGCAACAACCATGTGACActagacaaaaaaaattttaaaacagggaCTAAATTTACATCATTAACAACTTCAGAGAGACCGCGCTAGACCCTCTCTCTCTGTTTAACTACTAAAcacaaaggtattttaaaaaggaaacatgaaTGGTTTTCAAATCCTGTTACAAACACGACCTGGAATTTGGAGCCGATGACAAGATCCAGTCCTCGACCTGCTCTGCACGAGCGTCACAGACAGACGGGGTCACGGACCTGAGTCCAAACCCACGAGTGGCCAGGTGTGTCTGCCTCACGATACACTGAGCTACGTTGTGGTGAACATTCTGACTAGTTTCCTTCTAACTTCATTCAAGACAAAAGCAAACAGAGACAATGGTCCCGGGAGGAGGCACGACTCGTCGAGTTCACAGCAGGTTCTTCTCTCGTGGGATTGTGCTCTTGGTTCAGCAGGAAGTGAAGGAAAAGATCTTGCCCTTTTGGAGTTCGGAGGGGAGGGCGCCCACGTTAGTAGGGAGGATTGGAAATGCTATCACTGCAACGCTTCGGGGTGGAATGGTCTTCCAGTCACCGCGCCCGCCGGCTGCTGGAAGCAGAGGTTAGAGACGTGAGAAGAGCCCCAGAGCGTTGGGCTGAGTGAGTCAGAGGAAGGCAAGCACCAATggtctcacttgtatgtggaatccaatgaacaaagcAAACTGACCGACAAAATAAAAATCGTTTTCTGCCATCCTGGACCCTGCGGAGGCTGCTGGGAACAGGGCTCTCCAAGGACAAGCGTGTCCACAAAGCTGTGTCCAAGGCCATTTTTGACGGCTAGAAGTGGGTCTCCAGAATCACAGAGAGCACACAgctctcctttttattaaaaaatatatttttattggtttcattttttaaaaatatatttttattgatttcagagaggaagggagagggagagagagagagaagcatcaacgatgagagagaatcatccatcggttgcctcttccatgccccacactggggattgagctcgcaacctgggccctgatcgggaatcgaactgtgacctcttggttcataggtcgatgctcaaccactgagccacactggccaggctcttctTCAAGGTGAGGGTGTTCATGCTCGAGATGAACGGGATTCTCTCTGGCTTATGCGTACAAAGCAGAGAACAACAGCGACTCCTGGGGGGCAAACAGCAAAACCAGAGTCGCCTGGGGAACGGTGACTCGTGCCCATGGAAGGGGGCAGTTCTCGCTGAGCGCCCGGGCAGCCTTTCCGCTAAGGCCGCTGCACACAGAACCTGGGCCATGCTGTGCCCATCGAGGACTTAAACTTATtggaaagtaaacaaacaaaatggaaaaaggaaaaaagaaacagactcacagagacagagaacagaacagacagctgtcagaggggagaggctggtgaaaaaaggtgaagggaaaagtaaaggaaaatgaCCTCACAGACACAGACCGAAGTGTGGGGATcaccagagggaggggctgggggaggaggagggtggagaggggatgagtggtgatggaaggagacttgaccagagggaggggctgggggaggaggagggtggagaggggatgagtggtgatggaaggggacttgaccagagggaggggttgggggaggaggagggtggagaggggatgagtggtgatggaaggggacttgaccagagggaggggttgggggaggaggagggtggagaggggatgAGTGGTGTTGGAAGGGGACTTGACCAGAGGGAGGGGCAATGAGTGGTGATGGAAGGGGACTTgaccttgggtggtgaacacaaatgCAGTACACAGGTGATGGATGCACCAGAGCTGGGCACCTGGAACCTACACAATTTTAGTAACTGCTGTTGccataataaatacatttaaaaaaatgtaaacagagccctggccagtttggctcagtagataagagtgtcAACtctcggactgaagagtcccgggttcaattctggttaggggcatgtaccccagttgcaggctctatccccagtcctggtcggggccccatatgggaggcaatccatggatgtgtctctcacactgatgcgttctctctctctctctctctctctctctctctctctctctctctctctcccctcccttccactctctaaaaaaaaaaagaaaattaatggaaaagtatcctcaggtgaggattaagaacataaaagatgtttaaaaaaaaaaaaaaaaaaaaaggaaagagaaacagggcCTCTCAGTTCAGACCCATCATCACTCAGCTTGAGGTCCAGGCTGACCTCACCGCACGGTCCATCTCCCCACAGTGAGCCCAGAAACCACGAACCACCACCTCCCGTGTTACCTGCCGGTGTTAGTTCCAGATCTTGAGGAAGCTGTCCCAGGaccctgtggccacagccatcccGTCGTCAGTCACCCCCAGGCAGCTGACGCGGTTGTCATGCCCGGCCAAGACACCTGGGAGCAAGTGAGGGCACAGTCACTCCAGAGCCGGTGTCCTACCGGGCAGCCACGTAATGCCGCTGCgcaggggagctggaggggctCAACTGGGGCAGGAAGTAGGCCCTCCAGATGCGAAGCCAAGGCGAGGCCCCATACCACCAGGGGCCACGAGcccttctcccaccctcccacgCCCGGGACTAACACAGCCGGCAACTCTAAAATGCAGTCCGCTGCCCGAGGCCACGCGTGGTCGGGGAGCTCCCATCGTCCGCACACCTGTGCGTGGAtgcacctggcaccatacaccaGCCTCTGGCGTGTGAACTCCAGACTCTTCACGGGCACCCCCTTTCCTGCCCACTGGGGATGCCCGGGCACCGCACAAGTGGGGGGAAAAGCGTCTGGTGTGTGCAGGGGCGCCAGGCCTGCCCAGCCAGCTCCTGGCTGCCTGCGGCCTGTCCCTTGTCCCTCTGCCAGCCATGCCACGCGGCCTGGCAGGTGTGCTCAGGCAGGCCCAGCACACCTGGCTTATCTGAGGAGTCATGTCCTCTTGAAAGACAGTCCCAGTGTCCAGGACCTACAGACCGGCCCCAGCATCACCCACCTGCCCGGTCGGCTTTGAGTGCGTCCCAGACGTTGCAGTTGAAGTCGTCGTACCCGGCGAGGAGGAGGCGCCCGCTCTTGGAGAAGGAGACGGAGGTGATCCCGCAGATGATGTTGTCATGGGAGTAAGTCATGAGCTCCTGATCCGCACGGAGGTCAAACAGCCTGCAGGTGGCGTCATCCGAGCCAGTGGCAAACGCATTGCCGTTTGGAAAGAACTGGAAAGAGAAAGCAATCAGGAGTGTGCAAAGGCACAAACCACAAATATTGGAAATGCCACTGCCCAAGAGCAGGACGACACAGAACCAAAGTCAGCGCGCTGACAGAacctggggcccagggagcccACGGGGCCGGGACGTGAGGGCTGTGCCTGCGTGAGCCACAGGAGTGCCCAGGAAGCCGCAGGGTGGGCATCACCGAGGCCGTGCTTCTCTGCAGTCACCAGGAGTCGGGCGAGCCCCGTGGcggaaggcagggaagggaccTCACGACCAACCGACACATCTGCACAGCTCCCCTCAAGGGCAGGCCCCTCAGGTCCGGGGGGTGTGGAGAAGGGAAGCCCCGCCCACAGAGGCTGCACGCTGGGTGAGTTTCTGCACCCTgtgctccccccactcccctcggaagcccagggctgggggccagccGAGCACAGAATGAGCTGGCCCCCGAGGCAGACCACACCACTGTAGCTTTTCCACAGGGAGTTTTGGTAAACGAGGCTGTAGTTGCAGAGGAAACAGAGGACGTCTAGTCCTGGAACATTTACAATCGAACAAGAATGCTGTGTGCACAGAACTAATCGACCGTGGCGCTGGCGAAGGACCCTGCCGCGGTCAGCCACTCACACAGATGGCGTTGATGTCGGACTCGTGGCCGGTGAACGTTTGCCGGCACATCCCTTCTCGCACGTCCCAGAGTTTGGCTGAAGCATCACACGCACCGGACACAAACAGTCTGGTGTCGGGAGCGAGAGAAAGGCTCATGACGTCCCCGGTGTGTCCAGTGAAGGTGGTCGTCTGCTGGCCCGTCTCGATGTCCCACAGAGCACTGCAGCGGGAGACACCCACGGAGCCACCCACGTTCTCAGACGGCCAGTGACCAGTGTCCGTCCCACCCAGGACCAAGGACCCCCGTGCGCTTTGACATAAGACAGATCAGATGGGGTCTCACGTGCCTCTTGTCAAATAACCacctgagccgaaaccggtttggctcagtggatagagcgtcggcctgcggactggaaggtcccaggttcgattccggtcaagagcatgtaccttggttgcaggcacatccccagtggggggtgtgcaggaggcagctggtcgatgtttctctctcatcgac
Coding sequences within it:
- the GNB1 gene encoding guanine nucleotide-binding protein G(I)/G(S)/G(T) subunit beta-1 isoform X2, whose product is MHWGTDSRLLVSASQDGKLIIWDSYTTNKVHAIPLRSSWVMTCAYAPSGNYVACGGLDNICSIYNLKTREGNVRVSRELAGHTGYLSCCRFLDDNQIVTSSGDTTCALWDIETGQQTTTFTGHTGDVMSLSLAPDTRLFVSGACDASAKLWDVREGMCRQTFTGHESDINAICFFPNGNAFATGSDDATCRLFDLRADQELMTYSHDNIICGITSVSFSKSGRLLLAGYDDFNCNVWDALKADRAGVLAGHDNRVSCLGVTDDGMAVATGSWDSFLKIWN
- the GNB1 gene encoding guanine nucleotide-binding protein G(I)/G(S)/G(T) subunit beta-1 isoform X3 codes for the protein MTCAYAPSGNYVACGGLDNICSIYNLKTREGNVRVSRELAGHTGYLSCCRFLDDNQIVTSSGDTTCALWDIETGQQTTTFTGHTGDVMSLSLAPDTRLFVSGACDASAKLWDVREGMCRQTFTGHESDINAICFFPNGNAFATGSDDATCRLFDLRADQELMTYSHDNIICGITSVSFSKSGRLLLAGYDDFNCNVWDALKADRAGVLAGHDNRVSCLGVTDDGMAVATGSWDSFLKIWN
- the GNB1 gene encoding guanine nucleotide-binding protein G(I)/G(S)/G(T) subunit beta-1 isoform X4; amino-acid sequence: MSELDQLRQEAEQLKNQIRDARKACADATLSQITNNIDPVGRIQMRTRRTLRGHLAKIYAMHWGTDSRLLVSASQDGKLIIWDSYTTNKVHAIPLRSSWVMTCAYAPSGNYVACGGLDNICSIYNLKTREGNVRVSRELAGHTGYLSCCRFLDDNQIVTSSGDTTCALWDIETGQQTTTFTGHTGDVMSLSLAPDTRLFVSGACDASAKLWDVREGMCRQTFTGHESDINAICFFPNGNAFATGSDDATCRLFDLRADQELMTYSHDNIICGITSVSFSKSGRLLLAGYDDFNCNVWDALKADRAGVLAGHDNRVSCLGVTDDGMAVATGSWDSFLKIWN